The Quatrionicoccus australiensis nucleotide sequence CCTTCCCGTCGCATGCCTTGGCGACGAGCTGCGCTTGCTGCAGGTTCTGGTCAATCTCCTGTCCAACGCAATCAAGTTCACAGCACAGGGCACGGTCTCGCTATCGGTATATCGCCAGGATGCGACGCTGATTTTCCGGATTTCCGACTCCGGTATCGGCATGACACCGGATCAACTGGCCCACCTGTTTCAGCCTTTCGCACAGGCCGACATTTCGACCAGCCGCCGCTTTGGCGGAACCGGGCTCGGCCTGGTCATCTGCAAGCATCTGCTTGACTTGATGGGGGGCACGATCAGTGTGCGCAGCGCACCTGGCAAAGGTAGTGACTTCATCGTCAGCCTGCCGTTGAAGGAGGTGAATTCACCTCCCGGCAGCTTCAGTACGATGTCCGGATCAGGCCCGCGCCTGTGCGGATTGCGCATCCTCGCCGCCGAAGATAACGAAATCAACCGTATTGTCCTCGAGGAGATTCTTCTCGACGAGGGCGTTAGCCTGTGCTGCGTCGAGAACGGCGTGCAGGCAGTTGAACGGGTGGTCAATTCAGCCAGCAAGAGCTGGGACATCGTCCTGATGGACATCATGATGCCGCTCATGGATGGTCATGAGGCCACTCGCCGTATTCACCAGGTCGACCCTGAACTGCCGGTTATCGGATTGACCGCGCATGCGCTGGACGAAGAGCGGGATAAATGCATCGCCTCCGGCATGCTCGCCCATGTGGTCAAGCCGATTGACTTGAACCTGCTCGTCGAAACGATCCAGATGCACGCCAGGAGAGCATCTTCACTGACAAACAAAAATGGAAAATGATATCGTTACACTTCTTTACAAATATCATCGCCAGCCCACGGCTAACCCAAGCGCATAACACCTAGACTGCCCGAACCAGAACATGTTTTCATCAGGCTTGTCGATAAGTACCCCCAAAGATACTGGAACAAATATCCATGAAAACAATTTTTCTTGTCGATGACTCGGCCACCATCCTGCTGAGCATTTCAAACATTCTGACCAAGGCAGGCTATGCGGCCGAAAAGGCCTCGAATGCCGAAGAAGCCCTGCGCAAACTGAAGGGCGGCCTCAAGATCGACCTGATGATCACCGACCTCAACATGCCGGGAATGAACGGCA carries:
- a CDS encoding response regulator, translating into MKTIFLVDDSATILLSISNILTKAGYAAEKASNAEEALRKLKGGLKIDLMITDLNMPGMNGIELIKEVRKLPAYKFVPILFLTTESQQSRKLEAKAAGASGWIVKPATADELLNTIKLVVR